The genomic DNA TTTGGCGGCTACTGGATCGCTCGACATATATGGCGACCGGGTACAAGGCGTGGCCGATTGTCGCGACCGTGCCCGCGTTCATTACCGATGGAGACGGATTCCCCGGCTATCGGATAACTGCAACAACGAGAATATTAGAGGAGTAGGAAAGATGCCTGAAAAACTTGGACGCGAAAAACTTGGACACGACTGCACGTTGAAATTCGGTTCCCAAGGGTCGTTGGGGTCCGCCGTGGTGCAGCTCACGAACGTGACGCTAGACATGAGCTCCAGGGAAGTGGACGCCACCACCCGCGCGAATCAGGGGTGGGAACGCAAAATGTCCGGCCTGAAAACGTGGACGGCTTCCGGCGACATCGTCTATATCACTGGCGACAGCGGCGGTTACGTCGGGCTGTTTGACGCCTTCAACAACAGCACGGAACTGACCGTGCAGTTGATCGGCGGCGTCACGATTTCCGGGGCCGCGTATGTCACAAAATTTTCCGAGACACAGAACCTCGGCGAACCCGTGAAGGCCAGCATCACGATTACCGGCGCCGGCAAACCGACCGTAACGGTAGCGTAGTATATCCGGCAACCAACACAGAAAGGCGGTGCAGGAATGGCGGACGCATCTAAAATGTTCGTGGACGCTTTCGGGCGAGAATGGCATCCGAAGTTCACGACGCGGGTTATTCGCCGTGCCGCGCAAATGACGGGATTCCAGATCGGGCAGTTGATGGCTCCGGCCAATATCAAATTGTCGGATCTGATTGACGTTGCGTGGTACATGTGCGAAGACGAGGCCAAGGAGAGGCGCATTTCACAGGATGACTTTTTCGATCAAGTCATCCCGCCGCCCGCGTGGTCTACCGTTTTTCCCGCGATTTGGGAAATCATCGCGGACGCATGGCCCGCATCGCGCGGACACATGCCGGACGTTTCAGGAAGCGGCGCAGCCGAAAACCCTACTGTACCGGAGACGTAGAACACTGGGACGAGGATTTCATTATGAAGGTGTGTGCAATAGCAGGGCTTGACCCGGACTGCGATTTGACACCGCGAGAGTTGGACATCTACGCCTCGACGCGGCAATCCGAATCGTGGAAACACACGTCCTTGCTGGCATGCGTAATGAACAACCTCTGGAACCGGCGCAAGTGCGAACCCTCTGATTTTGATCCG from Candidatus Hydrogenedentota bacterium includes the following:
- a CDS encoding phage tail tube protein; this encodes MPEKLGREKLGHDCTLKFGSQGSLGSAVVQLTNVTLDMSSREVDATTRANQGWERKMSGLKTWTASGDIVYITGDSGGYVGLFDAFNNSTELTVQLIGGVTISGAAYVTKFSETQNLGEPVKASITITGAGKPTVTVA